From a region of the Corallococcus coralloides DSM 2259 genome:
- a CDS encoding mechanosensitive ion channel family protein has translation MLNFLEGYLPLLAGSILTVLLLGIQRTTHDPDLRDDLRGAVRMLLAFLVLRLASHYLPEASTPEGLRKFVSVGWMLTFAYGVIRAAVAFALKLVRMRSPVTTPKILRDVIDFTLYALATVPILQSQLNLDLAGLVASTAVLTVVIGLALQETLGNLFAGLSLQLDRPFEVGDFIRIGEHTGRVVHIGWRSIRIANFRREVITLPNSMVGKEHVKNFTQHREPVGIEVQVGVSLDAPPNQVKQALLEVAREIPQVLVQPPPIARTVTFTESNAQYMVRVFLNDFALSDSVKEELHTRLWYRLRREGMELPHAQRTVTLRRETKHRRRELADETVRELLRQVDLFATLGPEELERLQCEVVVRRFGRNERVIQEGEEGGTFYVVASGEVSVRAGTLQSEITRLGPGQYIGEMSLLTGEPRAATVVALQDSVLLELDRPTFARLFSDYPGLARQLSALLAQRRTQLRAVAQAAGGGPDHSPEAGRILGRLRSLFGLKHE, from the coding sequence GTGTTGAACTTCCTCGAAGGCTACCTCCCCCTGCTGGCGGGCTCCATCCTGACGGTGCTGCTGCTGGGCATCCAGCGGACCACCCACGACCCGGACCTGCGCGACGACCTGCGGGGCGCGGTGCGGATGCTGCTCGCCTTCCTGGTGCTGCGGCTGGCGTCACACTACCTGCCGGAGGCCTCGACGCCGGAGGGCCTGCGCAAGTTCGTGAGCGTGGGCTGGATGCTCACGTTCGCCTACGGCGTCATCCGGGCCGCGGTGGCGTTCGCGCTGAAGCTGGTGCGGATGCGCTCGCCGGTGACGACGCCCAAGATCCTGCGCGACGTCATCGACTTCACGCTGTACGCGCTCGCCACCGTCCCCATCCTCCAGAGCCAGCTCAACCTGGACCTGGCGGGCCTGGTCGCGTCCACCGCGGTGCTGACGGTGGTCATCGGTCTGGCGCTCCAGGAGACGCTGGGCAACCTCTTCGCGGGCCTGTCATTGCAGTTGGACCGGCCGTTCGAGGTGGGTGACTTCATCCGCATTGGCGAGCACACCGGACGGGTGGTTCACATCGGGTGGCGCTCCATCCGCATCGCCAACTTCCGGCGCGAGGTCATCACCCTGCCCAACAGCATGGTGGGCAAGGAGCACGTGAAGAACTTCACCCAGCACCGCGAGCCCGTGGGCATCGAGGTGCAGGTAGGCGTGTCCCTGGACGCGCCGCCCAACCAGGTGAAGCAGGCGCTCCTGGAAGTGGCCCGGGAGATTCCCCAGGTGCTGGTGCAGCCGCCGCCCATCGCGCGCACGGTGACCTTCACGGAGTCCAACGCGCAGTACATGGTGCGCGTGTTCCTCAATGACTTCGCGCTGTCGGACAGCGTGAAGGAGGAGCTGCACACGCGGCTGTGGTACCGGCTGCGCCGCGAGGGCATGGAGCTGCCCCACGCCCAGCGCACGGTGACCCTGCGCCGCGAGACGAAGCACCGCCGCCGCGAGCTGGCGGATGAAACCGTGCGTGAACTGCTGCGCCAGGTGGACCTCTTCGCGACGCTGGGTCCGGAGGAGTTGGAGCGCCTGCAGTGCGAGGTGGTGGTGCGCCGCTTCGGCCGCAACGAGCGCGTCATCCAGGAGGGCGAGGAGGGAGGGACCTTCTACGTCGTGGCCTCCGGCGAGGTCAGCGTGCGCGCCGGCACGCTCCAGTCCGAAATCACGCGGCTGGGGCCGGGCCAGTACATCGGGGAGATGTCCCTGCTCACCGGCGAGCCCCGCGCCGCCACGGTGGTGGCGCTCCAGGACTCCGTGCTGCTGGAGCTGGACCGGCCCACCTTCGCGCGTCTGTTCTCCGACTACCCGGGCCTCGCCCGGCAGCTCTCCGCGCTCCTCGCCCAGCGCCGCACCCAGCTGCGCGCCGTGGCCCAGGCCGCGGGTGGCGGGCCGGACCACTCGCCCGAGGCGGGCCGCATCCTCGGAAGGCTGCGCTCGCTCTTCGGCCTGAAGCACGAATAG
- a CDS encoding acyltransferase, whose protein sequence is MRVPLMMLLGLGPTVARLKLRRCEAVGATPTVWGRVWIHGEGEIEVGDRVLFDARLAPIELHAQRGGRIVIEDDVTIEGGSSIEAQSCVTVGARSRLGMWCKLMDNMYHPVRGNRHERPQSVPLVVEEGVTVGSRSILLPGTHLQKGASVASGTVISRRIPPGVTVGGSPARVLRREVAR, encoded by the coding sequence ATGCGCGTTCCGTTGATGATGCTGCTCGGCCTGGGGCCGACCGTCGCGCGTTTGAAGCTGCGCCGCTGTGAAGCCGTGGGCGCCACCCCCACCGTCTGGGGGCGCGTGTGGATTCACGGCGAGGGTGAAATCGAGGTGGGGGACCGCGTGCTGTTCGACGCGCGGCTGGCGCCCATCGAGCTGCACGCGCAGCGGGGGGGACGCATCGTGATTGAAGACGACGTGACCATCGAGGGAGGCAGCTCCATCGAAGCGCAGTCATGCGTGACGGTGGGCGCGCGCAGCCGTCTGGGCATGTGGTGCAAGCTGATGGACAACATGTACCACCCGGTCCGGGGCAACCGGCACGAGCGGCCGCAGTCGGTGCCGCTGGTGGTGGAGGAAGGCGTCACGGTGGGCAGCCGCTCCATCCTGTTGCCGGGCACGCACCTGCAGAAGGGCGCGAGCGTGGCCTCCGGCACGGTCATCTCCCGCCGCATCCCGCCGGGCGTGACGGTGGGCGGCTCTCCGGCCCGGGTGCTGCGGCGCGAGGTGGCGCGATGA
- a CDS encoding acyltransferase has protein sequence MKPPLPSRAEALQLARAGLQMVRTEVFPRAERVVAVARARWLFRDFRMGRDVAAYGPVTARNDGHAELGDKLTFLGGMLPTSVVCYEHARLLVGNETQFNYGASVEAWESVQIGDRCMFASFVRVSDRDGQRIAPIIIEDDVWVAHGAILLPGVRIGARSVVSAGSIVSQDVPPDSLAMGNPARSMSLDLVSRDATGT, from the coding sequence ATGAAGCCTCCCCTCCCCTCCCGGGCCGAGGCGCTCCAGCTGGCGCGCGCGGGACTCCAGATGGTGCGCACGGAGGTGTTTCCGCGCGCCGAGCGCGTGGTGGCCGTGGCGCGGGCGCGCTGGCTGTTCCGCGACTTCCGCATGGGCCGGGACGTGGCGGCGTATGGCCCGGTGACGGCGCGCAACGACGGCCACGCGGAGCTGGGCGACAAGCTGACGTTCCTGGGCGGCATGCTGCCCACGTCGGTGGTCTGCTACGAGCACGCGCGGCTGCTGGTGGGCAACGAGACCCAGTTCAACTACGGCGCTTCCGTGGAGGCCTGGGAGTCGGTGCAGATTGGCGACCGGTGCATGTTCGCGTCGTTCGTGCGCGTGAGCGACCGGGACGGCCAGCGCATCGCGCCCATCATCATCGAGGACGACGTCTGGGTGGCCCACGGCGCCATCCTGCTACCCGGCGTGCGCATTGGTGCACGGTCGGTGGTGTCCGCCGGCAGCATCGTTTCCCAGGACGTGCCCCCGGATTCGCTCGCCATGGGCAACCCGGCGCGCAGCATGAGCCTGGACCTGGTGTCCCGCGACGCCACGGGCACGTAA
- a CDS encoding acyl carrier protein: MSTRDTLRTFIVDTFFVDDFADDDSFLRKGLIDSTGMMELVAFIETEFHIKLDDKELVPENLDSLSRVVAFVDRKQSLAKAS; this comes from the coding sequence ATGAGCACGCGTGACACGCTTCGCACCTTCATCGTCGACACCTTCTTCGTGGACGACTTCGCGGACGACGACTCGTTCCTGCGCAAGGGCCTCATCGACTCCACGGGCATGATGGAGCTGGTGGCCTTCATCGAGACGGAGTTCCACATCAAGCTCGACGACAAGGAGCTGGTGCCGGAGAACCTGGACTCGCTGTCGCGAGTGGTGGCCTTCGTGGACCGCAAGCAGTCGCTGGCGAAGGCGAGCTGA
- the asnB gene encoding asparagine synthase (glutamine-hydrolyzing) — MCGIAGFTFPAGDASGTAQHADRLRRMTASIKHRGPDAQRALLLDGAALGHARLSIVDLASGHQPMRDEATGLTVVFNGEIFNHVELREQLSGAYAFRTRSDTEVILAAFLTWGIDCVRRFEGQWAFALWDPRDRTLWMSRDRVGICPLFYAHLPQGHLAFASEAKALFAGGLVTPSLDARGLKQTFQLWAPVAPRTSFEGVSLLPPAHVAKWHDGALTLQRYWDLDFGVTPDPAEAPRLLEELGAVLDRAVRLRLRADVPVAAYLSGGLDSSLLCALAQEQLGGTLRTFSVGFAHARFDERTHQATVAEQLRTEHRVVEMRDGDIGALVPGVIFHAEQAMMRSAPAPFLRLSGWVRDQGIKVVLTGEGSDEMFLGYDLFKETQVRQFWARQPGSKYRPLLLRRLYPTLSVSQQNVELLREFFGTGLETPDALGFSHLVRWGNSGRILRFLAPEFAAKVADEDPVASVLATVPDAVAKWRPLARAQYLEARTLLSGYLLSAQGDRMLLGNAVEGRFPFLDTGVMEFAARVPERLRLRGLDEKHLLKRFSKGRVPASILERSKFPYRAPIAGALVGPDAPAWARELLAPEAVAATGVFDARKVERLVAKLRAPNSAESEADTMALFAVASTQLLAHHFLKPKPVPQADVDAVQLEAV; from the coding sequence ATGTGCGGCATCGCGGGGTTCACCTTCCCGGCGGGTGACGCTTCGGGCACGGCGCAGCACGCCGACCGCCTGCGCCGCATGACCGCCAGCATCAAGCACCGGGGGCCGGACGCGCAGCGGGCCCTGCTCCTGGACGGCGCCGCGCTGGGGCACGCGCGGCTGTCCATCGTCGACCTGGCCTCCGGCCATCAGCCGATGCGCGACGAGGCCACCGGCCTCACGGTCGTCTTCAACGGCGAGATCTTCAACCACGTGGAGCTGCGCGAGCAGCTGTCGGGGGCGTATGCCTTCCGCACGCGCTCGGACACGGAGGTCATCCTCGCGGCGTTCCTCACGTGGGGCATCGACTGCGTGCGCCGCTTCGAGGGCCAGTGGGCCTTCGCCTTGTGGGACCCGCGCGACCGCACGCTGTGGATGTCTCGCGACCGCGTGGGCATCTGCCCGCTGTTCTACGCGCACCTGCCGCAAGGGCACCTGGCGTTCGCGTCGGAGGCGAAGGCGCTCTTCGCTGGCGGTCTGGTGACGCCGTCGCTGGACGCGCGGGGACTCAAGCAGACGTTCCAGCTCTGGGCACCGGTGGCGCCGCGCACGTCCTTCGAGGGCGTGTCGCTGCTGCCGCCCGCGCACGTGGCGAAGTGGCACGACGGGGCACTGACGCTCCAGCGCTACTGGGACCTGGACTTCGGCGTGACGCCGGACCCAGCGGAGGCGCCCCGGCTGCTGGAGGAGCTGGGCGCGGTGCTGGACCGGGCGGTGCGCCTGCGGCTGCGCGCGGACGTGCCGGTGGCGGCGTATCTGTCGGGTGGGTTGGACTCCAGCCTGCTGTGCGCGCTGGCGCAGGAGCAGCTGGGCGGGACGCTGCGGACCTTCTCCGTGGGCTTCGCGCACGCGCGGTTCGACGAGCGCACGCACCAGGCGACGGTGGCGGAGCAGCTGCGCACCGAGCACCGCGTGGTGGAGATGCGCGACGGGGACATTGGCGCGCTGGTGCCGGGCGTCATCTTCCACGCGGAGCAGGCGATGATGCGCTCCGCGCCCGCGCCGTTCCTGCGGCTGTCCGGGTGGGTGCGTGACCAGGGCATCAAGGTGGTGCTGACGGGTGAAGGGTCGGACGAGATGTTCCTCGGCTACGACCTCTTCAAGGAGACGCAGGTGCGCCAGTTCTGGGCGCGCCAGCCGGGCTCGAAGTACCGCCCGCTGCTCTTGCGCCGGCTGTACCCGACGCTGTCGGTGAGCCAGCAGAACGTGGAGCTGCTGCGCGAGTTCTTCGGCACGGGGCTGGAGACGCCGGACGCGCTGGGGTTCTCGCACCTGGTGCGGTGGGGCAACAGTGGCCGCATCCTGCGCTTCCTCGCGCCGGAGTTCGCCGCGAAGGTGGCGGACGAGGATCCGGTGGCGTCGGTGCTCGCGACGGTGCCGGACGCGGTGGCGAAGTGGCGGCCGTTGGCGCGGGCGCAGTACCTGGAGGCGCGGACGTTGCTGTCGGGCTACCTCCTGTCCGCGCAGGGCGACCGAATGCTGCTGGGCAACGCGGTGGAGGGCCGCTTCCCGTTCCTGGACACGGGCGTGATGGAGTTCGCGGCGCGGGTGCCGGAGCGGCTGAGGCTCCGGGGCCTGGACGAGAAGCACCTGCTCAAGCGCTTCTCGAAGGGCCGGGTGCCGGCGTCCATCCTGGAGCGCAGCAAGTTCCCGTACCGCGCGCCCATCGCGGGAGCGCTGGTGGGCCCGGATGCACCGGCCTGGGCGCGCGAGCTGTTGGCCCCGGAGGCGGTGGCGGCGACGGGCGTCTTCGACGCGCGCAAGGTGGAGCGGCTGGTCGCGAAGCTGCGGGCGCCGAACTCCGCGGAGAGCGAAGCGGACACCATGGCCCTGTTCGCCGTGGCATCCACGCAGTTGCTGGCGCATCACTTCCTGAAGCCGAAGCCCGTGCCCCAGGCGGACGTGGACGCCGTGCAGTTGGAGGCCGTGTGA
- a CDS encoding class I adenylate-forming enzyme family protein — protein sequence MNADTAPSWVRGHAASTPDAPAVDSPWARLSYSQLEARMLALAGQLRASGVEPGARVLIALPLGCAAAVASLAVQALGACAVELDRETGADSLASILAQTGARHAVIFGQDTRRWTGRSQLTHFFIVHGSRPPERMLGLLKPASCAWLQENGAVDPEASSEPLATLPSLPPDAPASIVYTSGSTGTPRGVVQTFANIAANTRSIVEYLGLTPRDRAMLILPLHYCYGKSVLQTHLLAGGSVFLDPRFMYPQVVLEAMATESCTGFAGVPLTFELLRRQAAPDSLANLKLRYLTQAGGGMSPDTVRWTREAFHPAELFVMYGQTEATARLSYLPPSRATDKAGSIGQGIPGVTLAVVADDGTPLPDGEVGQLVARGANITPGYLNAPDDTAAILHDGWLWTGDLAWRDADGFFFLVGRAKEILKVGGHRVSPAEMEHVLARHPAVLEVAVVGVPDDLGGEAACAAVVLHPGATALEDDLRRFCRESLPAHKVPRHVQFIDALPRGPTGKVLKADLRTRVLSSLSSPESRSP from the coding sequence GTGAACGCGGACACCGCGCCGTCATGGGTCCGTGGCCACGCGGCCTCGACACCGGATGCCCCCGCGGTGGACTCGCCGTGGGCTCGGCTCAGCTATTCCCAGCTCGAAGCACGGATGCTCGCGCTCGCGGGACAGCTGCGGGCCTCTGGCGTTGAGCCCGGGGCTCGGGTCCTCATTGCCCTGCCCCTGGGCTGTGCGGCGGCTGTCGCGAGTCTCGCGGTGCAGGCCCTGGGTGCCTGCGCCGTGGAGCTGGACCGCGAGACGGGCGCGGACTCCCTGGCCAGCATCCTCGCGCAGACGGGTGCCCGCCATGCGGTCATCTTCGGTCAGGACACGCGGCGCTGGACGGGGCGCTCGCAGCTCACCCACTTCTTCATCGTCCACGGCTCCCGTCCTCCGGAGCGCATGCTCGGGCTGCTGAAGCCTGCCTCGTGCGCGTGGTTGCAGGAGAACGGTGCGGTGGATCCAGAGGCCAGCTCGGAGCCTCTGGCCACCCTGCCCTCGCTGCCTCCGGATGCGCCCGCATCCATCGTCTACACGTCCGGCAGCACGGGCACGCCCCGTGGCGTCGTGCAGACCTTCGCCAACATCGCGGCGAACACGCGCTCCATCGTGGAGTACCTGGGCCTCACGCCGCGCGATCGCGCCATGCTCATCCTTCCCCTGCACTACTGCTACGGGAAGAGCGTGCTCCAGACGCACCTGCTCGCGGGCGGCTCCGTGTTCCTGGATCCGCGCTTCATGTATCCGCAGGTGGTGCTGGAGGCCATGGCCACCGAGTCCTGCACCGGCTTCGCGGGCGTGCCCCTCACCTTCGAATTGCTGCGCCGTCAGGCCGCCCCGGACTCGCTCGCGAACCTGAAGCTGCGCTACCTCACCCAGGCCGGCGGCGGCATGTCCCCGGACACTGTGCGTTGGACGCGCGAGGCCTTCCACCCGGCCGAGCTGTTCGTCATGTACGGCCAGACGGAGGCCACCGCACGGCTCTCCTACCTCCCGCCCTCGCGCGCCACCGACAAGGCGGGCTCCATCGGCCAGGGCATCCCCGGCGTCACGCTCGCCGTGGTCGCGGACGACGGCACGCCCCTGCCCGACGGCGAAGTGGGCCAGCTCGTGGCCCGGGGCGCCAACATCACCCCCGGCTACCTCAACGCTCCCGACGACACGGCCGCCATCCTCCACGACGGCTGGCTGTGGACCGGCGACCTCGCGTGGCGCGACGCGGACGGCTTCTTCTTCCTCGTCGGCCGCGCGAAGGAGATCCTCAAGGTCGGCGGCCACCGGGTGAGCCCCGCGGAGATGGAGCACGTCCTCGCGCGCCACCCGGCCGTGCTGGAGGTCGCCGTGGTGGGCGTACCGGACGACCTGGGCGGCGAGGCCGCGTGCGCCGCCGTGGTCCTCCACCCCGGCGCCACCGCACTGGAGGACGATCTCCGCCGCTTCTGCCGTGAGTCGCTCCCGGCCCACAAGGTGCCACGCCACGTGCAGTTCATTGACGCGCTCCCTCGCGGGCCCACCGGCAAGGTGCTCAAGGCCGACCTGCGCACGCGCGTGCTGTCTTCACTCTCTTCTCCTGAATCGAGGTCGCCGTGA
- the nadE gene encoding NAD(+) synthase, whose product MKFSKQVLELDWEAKAASLSDGLKEAVLKKLRKRGLVVAVSGGIDSACVAALAVRALGPDRVFGLLLPERDSSGLSSKLGRELCEKLGIQYTLHDIAPVLEAAGCYSQRDAAVRSVFPEFQPDMKWKIVMHGDRLNTDALNVFYVVVQVDGQEQRFRLTPQAYVQIVAATNFKQRVRKMMEYFHADRLNFAASGTPNRLEYDQGFFVKLGDGSADVKPIASLYKTQTYKLARHLGVIDGILNREPTTDTFSLEQSQEDFYFSVHYSQLDLILWAKNHGITPEEVSPEMGLTPQQIQRVYDDIDQKRRTTAYLHAQPLLLEEVSELKPFKIS is encoded by the coding sequence ATGAAGTTCTCCAAGCAGGTGCTGGAACTGGACTGGGAGGCCAAGGCCGCGTCGCTGTCCGACGGGCTCAAGGAGGCCGTCCTCAAGAAGCTGCGCAAGCGCGGGCTGGTGGTCGCCGTCTCCGGCGGCATCGACTCCGCGTGCGTCGCCGCGCTGGCGGTGCGCGCGCTGGGGCCGGACCGCGTCTTCGGCCTGCTGCTGCCGGAGCGTGACTCCAGCGGCCTGTCCTCCAAGCTGGGCCGCGAGCTCTGCGAGAAGCTGGGCATCCAGTACACGCTGCACGACATCGCGCCCGTGCTGGAGGCCGCCGGGTGCTATTCGCAGCGCGACGCGGCCGTGCGCTCCGTGTTCCCCGAGTTCCAGCCGGACATGAAGTGGAAGATCGTCATGCACGGCGACCGGCTCAACACGGACGCCCTCAACGTCTTCTACGTGGTGGTGCAGGTGGACGGGCAGGAGCAGCGCTTCCGCCTCACGCCCCAGGCCTACGTGCAGATCGTCGCCGCCACCAACTTCAAGCAGCGCGTGCGCAAGATGATGGAGTACTTCCACGCGGACCGGCTGAACTTCGCCGCGTCCGGCACGCCCAACCGCCTGGAGTATGATCAGGGCTTCTTCGTGAAGCTGGGCGACGGCTCCGCGGACGTGAAGCCCATCGCCAGCCTCTACAAGACGCAGACGTACAAGCTCGCGCGGCACCTGGGCGTCATCGACGGCATCCTCAACCGCGAGCCCACCACGGACACGTTCAGCCTGGAGCAGTCGCAGGAGGACTTCTACTTCTCCGTGCACTACTCGCAGCTGGATCTCATCCTCTGGGCGAAGAACCACGGCATCACGCCCGAGGAGGTCTCCCCGGAGATGGGCCTCACGCCGCAGCAGATCCAGCGCGTCTACGACGACATCGACCAGAAGCGCCGCACCACCGCGTACCTCCACGCGCAGCCGCTGCTGCTCGAAGAGGTCAGCGAGCTGAAGCCCTTCAAGATCTCCTGA
- a CDS encoding lipase secretion chaperone — protein sequence MKSRAVILVVALCALLGAGVFSWWKVRAPAAPGPAVPPSAVPIAQGGQSRVTSPAVPGAAATPSPAPQAGSPLPPLPGSLKDTEEDGAVLVDAAGHLVPNADLRRFFNYYLSATGEEPASLIRERILTALRAKNLPAAAMDEAVQVLDDYLAYLDAARGLASKGSAATMDTAERLEALRKLRREHLGPGVADGLFGQEEAVDAVAVERLKLMNDASLTKEEREQRMAALEERLPPDVRASREEAVRPLRQQAVEQELLAAGATAEDLHQHRLSTVGPEATERLEALDAERAQWKQRLSDFRAKRAALGQSESDPARRQAAVQRLLFDSFTPEERLRVEAADTIEAASGSGGG from the coding sequence ATGAAGAGCCGCGCCGTCATTCTCGTGGTCGCGCTGTGCGCCCTCCTGGGTGCCGGCGTCTTCTCGTGGTGGAAGGTCCGGGCGCCTGCTGCGCCCGGACCCGCTGTCCCGCCGTCCGCCGTTCCCATCGCGCAGGGGGGGCAGTCGCGCGTGACATCTCCCGCCGTTCCCGGTGCCGCCGCGACGCCGAGCCCGGCTCCGCAGGCTGGCTCGCCGCTGCCGCCGCTCCCCGGTTCGCTGAAGGACACGGAGGAGGATGGCGCGGTGCTGGTGGACGCGGCAGGGCACCTGGTACCGAACGCGGACCTGCGCCGGTTCTTCAACTACTACCTGTCCGCCACCGGCGAGGAGCCCGCGTCGCTCATCCGCGAGCGCATCCTCACGGCCCTGCGGGCGAAGAACCTGCCCGCCGCCGCCATGGACGAAGCGGTGCAGGTGCTGGACGACTACCTGGCCTATCTGGATGCGGCCCGGGGGCTGGCGTCGAAGGGCTCCGCGGCCACGATGGATACCGCCGAGCGCCTGGAGGCCCTGCGCAAGCTGCGCCGCGAGCACCTGGGGCCGGGCGTGGCGGACGGCCTCTTCGGGCAGGAGGAGGCAGTGGACGCCGTCGCCGTGGAGCGGCTGAAGCTGATGAACGACGCGTCGCTGACGAAGGAGGAGCGCGAGCAGCGCATGGCGGCCCTGGAGGAGCGGCTGCCCCCGGACGTGCGCGCCAGCCGCGAGGAGGCCGTGCGCCCGCTGCGGCAGCAGGCCGTGGAGCAGGAGCTGCTGGCGGCGGGAGCGACGGCGGAGGACCTGCACCAGCACCGGCTGTCCACCGTGGGGCCGGAGGCCACCGAGCGGCTGGAGGCCCTGGACGCGGAGCGCGCGCAGTGGAAGCAGCGGCTGTCGGACTTCCGCGCGAAGCGCGCGGCGCTGGGCCAGAGCGAGTCGGACCCTGCCCGGCGTCAGGCCGCGGTGCAGCGACTGCTGTTCGACTCGTTCACCCCGGAGGAACGCCTCCGGGTGGAGGCCGCGGACACCATCGAAGCGGCCTCCGGTTCCGGAGGCGGGTGA
- a CDS encoding esterase/lipase family protein has protein sequence MRNAVRTLVLTVAVLALWAQPARADTYTQTKYPIVLAHGMAGFDSLFGVLDYFYGIESTLKSGGAKVYITRVPQFNTSEARGEALLAQVQDVLARSGAKKVNLIGHSHGGLDVRYVAAVRPDLVASVTTVGSPHKGADLATYLRSNIKGGSFTESVLSYFANNLGMVLGLLSGKTQPQDAIGALAALSASGAATYNAKFPAGLPTTSCGTGAATGTQGQRYYSWSGTDPFTNIFDASDYALKLSSFFYSESNDGLVGRCSSRFGTVIRDNYDMNHLDEVNQVLGLTAFFTDPKSVFRTQANRLKTAGL, from the coding sequence ATGCGAAACGCCGTCCGGACCCTCGTTCTGACTGTCGCGGTCCTTGCCCTCTGGGCGCAGCCTGCCCGTGCGGATACGTACACGCAGACGAAGTACCCCATCGTGCTGGCGCACGGCATGGCGGGTTTTGATTCGCTGTTCGGGGTGCTCGACTACTTCTACGGCATCGAGTCGACGCTGAAGTCGGGCGGCGCGAAGGTCTACATCACGCGCGTTCCGCAGTTCAACACGAGCGAGGCGCGCGGCGAGGCGCTGCTGGCGCAGGTGCAGGACGTGCTCGCGCGTTCGGGCGCGAAGAAGGTGAACCTGATTGGCCACAGCCACGGCGGCCTGGACGTGCGCTACGTGGCGGCGGTGCGGCCGGACCTGGTGGCGTCCGTGACGACGGTGGGCTCGCCGCACAAGGGCGCGGACCTGGCCACCTACCTGCGCTCGAACATCAAGGGCGGTTCGTTCACGGAGAGCGTGCTGTCGTACTTCGCGAACAACCTGGGCATGGTGCTGGGCCTGCTGTCCGGCAAGACGCAGCCGCAGGACGCGATTGGCGCGCTGGCGGCGCTGTCCGCTTCGGGCGCGGCCACGTACAACGCGAAGTTCCCGGCGGGTCTGCCCACCACCTCGTGCGGCACTGGCGCGGCGACGGGCACGCAGGGGCAGCGCTACTACTCCTGGTCCGGCACGGATCCCTTCACCAACATCTTCGACGCGTCCGACTACGCGCTGAAGCTGTCGTCCTTCTTCTACAGCGAGTCCAACGACGGCCTCGTGGGCCGCTGCAGCTCGCGCTTCGGCACGGTCATCCGCGACAACTACGACATGAACCACCTGGACGAGGTGAACCAGGTGCTGGGCCTCACCGCGTTCTTCACCGACCCGAAGTCCGTGTTCCGCACCCAGGCGAACCGCCTGAAGACCGCGGGCCTGTAA
- a CDS encoding pyridoxal-phosphate dependent enzyme — MRGVFSLSRPQAGGPVVLWGGAQPSGSLKYLTFARYLAAMPPGSRGLVELSGASSALALDVLGRERGLPTVALTDAAGAVYLRAHGFQGQVRQVDSMADMFHQAQSLEREGWSWPRQLTNRALVACVEAWASGLRAQVRERFPTVRHVVCGFGTGATLVGLTRIFMAGGYTVTGLQPAPGKQVPGWRTWASQNLGAEDLFFEHQPRMLLATAAPAPDAFTALLDWARQQPHPERVLVIAHNAREPDPARA; from the coding sequence ATGCGTGGAGTGTTTTCCCTTTCGCGTCCGCAGGCGGGCGGGCCGGTGGTGCTGTGGGGTGGGGCGCAGCCATCCGGCAGCCTCAAGTACCTCACCTTCGCACGCTACCTGGCCGCGATGCCGCCGGGCTCGCGCGGGCTGGTGGAGCTGTCCGGCGCGTCGAGCGCGCTGGCGCTGGACGTCCTGGGGCGCGAGCGGGGCCTGCCCACGGTGGCCCTGACCGACGCGGCGGGGGCGGTGTACCTGCGCGCCCATGGCTTCCAGGGGCAGGTGCGCCAGGTGGACTCGATGGCGGACATGTTCCACCAGGCCCAGTCCCTGGAGCGCGAGGGCTGGAGCTGGCCCCGGCAGCTCACCAACCGGGCCCTGGTGGCGTGCGTGGAGGCCTGGGCGTCGGGCTTGCGCGCGCAGGTGCGCGAGCGCTTCCCCACGGTGCGGCACGTGGTGTGTGGCTTCGGCACGGGCGCGACGCTGGTGGGCCTGACGCGCATCTTCATGGCCGGTGGCTACACCGTCACCGGCCTGCAGCCCGCGCCCGGGAAGCAGGTGCCCGGCTGGCGCACGTGGGCGTCCCAGAACCTGGGAGCGGAGGACCTGTTCTTCGAACACCAGCCGCGCATGCTCCTGGCCACGGCCGCCCCCGCGCCGGATGCCTTCACCGCGCTCCTGGACTGGGCTCGCCAGCAGCCGCATCCCGAACGGGTGCTCGTCATCGCGCACAACGCCCGGGAACCGGACCCCGCCCGCGCCTGA